In Sphingopyxis sp. 113P3, one DNA window encodes the following:
- a CDS encoding DUF4230 domain-containing protein has product MTQTTPRLLPRLILLAAAALLALAAWWAVSAWRDWQRGYDPETVVAASLQGLQEQNVLVPFTARYVAVVTSTQSRLGLSAKKTLIMPGTVRYELDLAKLKPADLDWDATANALTVTLPPLRLAGPEIDIDAISEFRDGAILLTLTDAEQLLDAANRKAAQEELIRQAKGATPMRLAKSAARAAIEQSFAMPLKAAGIDAKVTARFAD; this is encoded by the coding sequence ATGACGCAGACCACCCCCCGCCTTCTGCCCCGTCTGATCCTCCTCGCCGCCGCGGCTCTGCTCGCGCTTGCCGCCTGGTGGGCGGTATCCGCGTGGCGCGATTGGCAGCGAGGCTACGACCCCGAAACCGTTGTCGCCGCCAGTCTTCAGGGTCTTCAGGAGCAGAATGTCCTCGTACCCTTCACCGCGCGTTATGTCGCGGTCGTCACCTCGACGCAGAGCCGGTTGGGGCTGAGCGCGAAGAAAACGCTGATCATGCCGGGGACCGTGCGCTATGAGCTCGATCTGGCGAAGCTGAAGCCTGCCGATCTCGACTGGGATGCGACGGCGAATGCGCTGACGGTTACCTTGCCGCCGCTGCGGCTCGCGGGGCCGGAAATTGACATCGACGCGATCAGCGAATTTCGCGATGGTGCGATCCTCCTGACCCTAACCGATGCGGAGCAACTGCTCGACGCCGCGAACCGCAAGGCGGCGCAGGAGGAATTGATCAGGCAGGCGAAGGGGGCAACGCCGATGCGCCTCGCCAAGAGCGCGGCGCGAGCCGCGATCGAACAGAGCTTCGCTATGCCCCTGAAAGCGGCAGGGATTGACGCAAAGGTCACTGCGCGCTTCGCCGACTGA
- the nadA gene encoding quinolinate synthase NadA, translating to MTAPIRENLSGLDLRAEIDRLRKDRNAVILAHYYQKPEIQDLADFVGDSLELSRKAADTDADVIAFCGVKFMAETAKILSPEKIVVLPDMDAGCSLEDSCPPEQFKRFRAEHPDHIALTYINCSAAVKALSDIIVTSSSAETIISQIPESQPIIFGPDRHLGGYLNRKFGREMLLWPGVCIVHEAFSETELLKLKAQHPEAPVAAHPECPPHIIDHADYVGSTSGILQFAKNFPGDTLIVATEPHIIHQMEKALPQKTFIGAPGADGNCNCNICPYMALNTMEKLYLALRDLQPRIEMDEELRLAAKRSLDRMLEMASGTVGKGDLGRA from the coding sequence ATGACTGCTCCCATCCGTGAAAATCTTTCGGGTCTCGACCTGCGCGCTGAGATCGACCGGCTGCGCAAGGACCGAAACGCCGTGATCCTCGCGCATTATTACCAAAAGCCCGAGATTCAGGATCTCGCCGATTTTGTCGGCGATTCGCTGGAGCTGTCGCGCAAGGCGGCAGACACCGACGCCGACGTGATCGCTTTTTGCGGCGTCAAGTTCATGGCCGAGACGGCGAAGATATTGAGCCCGGAAAAGATAGTCGTGCTGCCCGACATGGACGCGGGATGCAGCCTCGAGGACAGCTGCCCCCCCGAACAGTTCAAGCGCTTTCGCGCCGAGCATCCCGACCATATCGCGCTGACCTACATCAATTGCTCAGCCGCGGTGAAGGCGCTTTCCGACATCATCGTCACGTCATCGAGCGCAGAGACGATCATTAGCCAGATTCCCGAAAGCCAGCCGATCATCTTCGGCCCCGATCGCCACCTCGGCGGCTATCTCAATCGCAAATTCGGGCGGGAGATGCTGCTGTGGCCAGGGGTGTGCATTGTGCATGAGGCGTTCAGCGAGACCGAGCTCCTCAAGCTCAAGGCGCAGCATCCCGAGGCGCCGGTCGCAGCGCATCCTGAGTGCCCGCCGCATATCATCGATCATGCCGACTATGTCGGATCGACGAGCGGGATCCTGCAGTTTGCCAAGAATTTCCCCGGCGACACGCTGATCGTCGCGACCGAGCCCCATATCATCCATCAGATGGAAAAGGCGCTGCCCCAAAAGACCTTCATTGGCGCGCCGGGGGCCGATGGAAACTGCAACTGCAATATCTGCCCTTATATGGCGCTCAACACGATGGAAAAGCTTTACCTCGCGCTTCGTGATCTACAGCCGCGGATCGAGATGGACGAGGAGCTGCGCCTCGCGGCAAAGAGGAGTCTCGACCGGATGCTCGAGATGGCGTCGGGAACAGTGGGCAAGGGCGACCTGGGTCGCGCCTGA